ACTACCAGTGTACTAACACTTACAATATATCATGAGTACTACAAAATTCATCCTTGACTTATAGAAGTCGAGGCCTTCTTTTGTAAAAATCAATAAACATTATACTAAGAACAAACGATTAAAATCAATAGCTCTTTGGCGGTTAATACTGAGCTGTGCTCTTATAACGAGCGCTTCAGCTATTCAGTAACCGGACAATCTCTTCGAAATTATCTTCAAAAACTGAAACAACCTCGGGGTCGTAATATGCACCCGCATTTTCCTTTAATTCCAGGAGCGCTTCTTCTGGTGTATGAGCAGGCCTGTAAGGCCGGTGAGAACACATTGCGGTGAAAACATTTGCGACTGCCAGAATCCTCGATTCCAGAAGGATTTCGTCATTTCTCAAGCCTTTTGGATATCCCGTACCATTCAGGCGTTCATGATGTTGAAGGATTATTGTAAGCACTTTTTCAGAAAAGCCCTTGTTCTTGAGCAATTCAACACCTATCTCCACATGTTGCTTAACGATTTCATATTCTATCTCTGAAAGGCGCGTTGATTTAAGCAAGAGAGCCGCAGGTACTCCTATTTTTCCGATATCGTGCAACAGCGAAGCTATGCGGAGGTTTTCAAGTGATTCACCTTTGAACCCCAATTTTTCTCCCAGGAAGACAGCTATTTTAGCTGTTTCTTCATGATGAGTAGTAGTCAGGGGATCGCGCAAGTTAGTGATCTCTGCCAAAACGAGCAGCAACCTATTAAAAGATTCTCTCAGTTCTTCGTTTGATTTCCTCAATTCCCGGGTTTGTTCAAGCACTTTTCTTTCCAGATTTTTGTTAAGTTCATCGAGTTTATCCCTTTGAAAGGCTACCTTTTGCTGGAAGTAGAAAGCCTTCCTGCTTTCATATTCAAACAAATAAGAAGCTATCATGCCTATGAAAATAATCCCTGAAAATACCACATTTCGGTCTATCAATATATAGCCCGGCAGGCTTCCCGCAAATAAAATGCCGATATTATACATCAAAACTATCGCCCACCCGGTAAAAACCGACCACCAGAAACCAAGACGTGCGAGGGCAAAAAGGAATATCAGCACTTCGATAATAGAAGCGTCATACTGGTATGTTCCAAGAAGGCGGAACTCCTGAATGTTATCCGCGATAACAATAATGCTCATAAGACCAGCCGATGCGGCAAGGATAATACCGGAAACAATTGCCTGTGTGTATTTGTAGAAGAGTTTTGTGTTTTTGAGGGAAACTAAGAAGATACAAAAGACCACAAAGA
The nucleotide sequence above comes from Kosmotoga arenicorallina S304. Encoded proteins:
- a CDS encoding HD-GYP domain-containing protein, translated to MMILDYFKEKFLEVDLNPLKLKFHDEKTEKAFQEYYAHNYAQTLKYLLIAAVTLYLAFLFVDLYIVPMVFKELLAIRIIFVVFCIFLVSLKNTKLFYKYTQAIVSGIILAASAGLMSIIVIADNIQEFRLLGTYQYDASIIEVLIFLFALARLGFWWSVFTGWAIVLMYNIGILFAGSLPGYILIDRNVVFSGIIFIGMIASYLFEYESRKAFYFQQKVAFQRDKLDELNKNLERKVLEQTRELRKSNEELRESFNRLLLVLAEITNLRDPLTTTHHEETAKIAVFLGEKLGFKGESLENLRIASLLHDIGKIGVPAALLLKSTRLSEIEYEIVKQHVEIGVELLKNKGFSEKVLTIILQHHERLNGTGYPKGLRNDEILLESRILAVANVFTAMCSHRPYRPAHTPEEALLELKENAGAYYDPEVVSVFEDNFEEIVRLLNS